Below is a window of Desulfurococcus amylolyticus Z-533 DNA.
CTCAAGTGGATTCTCCGGTGGGTCGGGAAGGTTTGGCGATGGTTTTTCTTTACCAAGGTAGATCCATTTAATGCTTTTATTGTTTTTCTCGATTTTATACCAGTATCTTCCATAGTAATAGTATTTCACAGCTGAGCCGGAGGGTAGTTTCCTGGAGACTATGTGGACTGGTTTTAAATAGTATTTCTCGCCCTTGATTAAATTGTTATAGCTGTAAATCGATGGGAGAAACTCGTGGAGAATAGAGTTTAATTTCTCCAATATCTCACGGGTTACGCGTATCCGAATTTTCCCGTTTCCCGGCTTATTCTCATCCATCATAGGGGTCAGCCCATGGGAGTCTAATCATGTCTCATAGACCACTATATTCATCATTCTCATTTAAATAATGGCATCGGCTTTATTTAATGCTTCATGGGGAAACCCTAGTATTTATTGAGCGGACACCCTCATAATCCGGTTTAACCAGGTATGCGTTAACCTTCTCGGTCTTCAGTGCCTCCATTATTTTACCAGTGTTCTCCAGTCTTGCTATCCCTATAACTATACCCCCCCTCCCAGCACCACTCAGCTTTGCTCCTTGAGCACCATTGTTAATCATTTTGTAGACAAGGTAGTCGTTTATCCAGGCTGAGGCACCCATCGCGAAGAGTAATCCATGGTTAACGATCATTAATTCACCCAGCCTACTTACATCGCCTTTCTCGATGGCTACTGCTGCTTCTTCGACTAGTCTACCAGCTACTTCATAAATCGCCTTGCCAAGCCCTCCTAGTCTCCTATATCTCTCTAATACTTCTCTAACCACTAGGCCTGTATCCCTTTTAACACCTGTGTCAGCTACTATTAGTGCTGTATTCTCTGGTAAAGATGTGTTAAGGCGCTTGAATAAGCCCTGCCTGTAGTATACGAGTCCACCATAAGTGGATAACGTGTTATCTACGCCACTTGGCTTACCATGGACCATGATTTCCCCCAGGTAGGCTATTCTACTGACATCCTCCTTAGTGAACTCCAC
It encodes the following:
- the mvk gene encoding mevalonate kinase, whose protein sequence is MTCSIAPGKIILFGEHFVVEGYPAIGLAVGLYARTCVEEGDLKIYSRQLGPIDPSSKEAKPYMRIIEEASIRYGCRDRYRIYIDSEIPVGAGMGSSAAVNVSLAHSLLETCGVEFTKEDVSRIAYLGEIMVHGKPSGVDNTLSTYGGLVYYRQGLFKRLNTSLPENTALIVADTGVKRDTGLVVREVLERYRRLGGLGKAIYEVAGRLVEEAAVAIEKGDVSRLGELMIVNHGLLFAMGASAWINDYLVYKMINNGAQGAKLSGAGRGGIVIGIARLENTGKIMEALKTEKVNAYLVKPDYEGVRSINTRVSP